In the Sorghum bicolor cultivar BTx623 chromosome 4, Sorghum_bicolor_NCBIv3, whole genome shotgun sequence genome, ATCTTTTTTCTTAGTtgctggtgtgtgtgtgtgtgtgtgttagtTTACTAttatgctgctgctgcagccgcTAGAAGAACATCGGACTGATCCTAAAAGTATAGATTAAAATTTTGTTTTACTTAAGGAAAAAAATGAAAACAGTttcaaaaaatcttgaaaattatgTTCTATGTTATGGTTGCCAGTTTTGAGTTGTTTGAATCTTCTAGTATGTAGATGTTTAGTTGACATTAACACCCGGACTAAAGCTAGGCAAGACTTTGACAACACAACGTCGTAACGGGGCAGGCCGTCCCGGACCGTCGGATTGGCACGTGTGTCCGGTGGTAGCTGGCTCCCAATTGGCAGGAGAGTTGAGCAGGCGCGCGCGGCGAGGGCGAGGCAACCAccaaacactagaaaccccgtccGTCCGTGTCTAGCTAGTTGCAACGCAACCACCCACCTAGCTACCAGTCAAGTCTCTCGTCAGTTAGTTTGCATGCAGAAGAATTGCAGGTAACAACCAACAACACGCATGCAAGGAAAGCACGCGATGCAcattatatctatatctatatatatataaatgacaAGATCGAGTGAAGCAAGCAGAGATGCATGCATGGTACCGGGCATCCATCTTTCATCGATCCAAAGTCGCGGCGATAGTGAATTAGTAGACTACTAGAAGATGGCGCGCGTGGAGGCTCTTAGCGGCCTCTCCTCCATCCCGCTCGAGTACGTCCGCCCCGCCGACGAGCGAGCGGGCCTCGGGGACGCCTTCGACCTGGCGCGCACCCATGCCAACGACCACACCGCGCCGAGGATCCCCGTCGTCGACATCTCCCCCTTCCTGgacgccagcagcagcagcagccagcagcagcGGGACGCGTGCGTGGAGGCcgtgcgcgccgccgccgtggacTGGGGCGTGATGCACATCGCCGGCCACGGCATCCCCGCCGAGCTCATGGACCGCCTGCGCGCCGCGGGAGCCGCCTTCTTCGCCCTCCCCATCCAGGAAAAGGAGGCCTACGCCAACGaccccgccgccggccgcctgCAGGGCTACGGTAGCCGCCTCGCCACCAACGCCAGCGGGCAGCGGGAGTGGGAGGACTACCTCTTCCACCTGCTGCAACCCGACGGGCTGGCCGACCACGCGCTCTGGCCCGCGCACCCGCCCGACTACGTCCCGGCCACCCGCGACTTCGGACGCCGAACACGGGAGCTGACCACTACGCTGCTTGCCATCCTCTCCATGGGGCTCCTCGGCCCAGAACGCGGCGACGCGTTAGAGAAGGCGCTCATCACCCGCTCccaagcagcagcagaggcagcagcggaacagcagcagcagcagcagcaggacctcgacctcctcctccagtTCAAGATCAACTACTACCCGAGGTGCCCGCAGCCGGAGCTGGCCGTCGGCGTCGAGACCCACACAGACGTCAGCGCCCTCTCCTTCATCCTCCACAACGGCGTCCCGGGCCTCCAGGTGCTCCACGGCGGCCGCTGGGTCACGGCGCGCGACGAGCCGGGCACCATCATCGTGCACGTGGGCGACGCCCTCGAGATCCTCAGCAACGGCCGCTACACCAGCGTCCTCCACCGCGGCCTCGTCAACCGGGAGGCCGTGCGCATCTCCTGGGTCGTCTTCGCCGAGCCGCCACCGGACGCCGTTGTGCTGCGCCCGCTGCCGGAGCTCGTCACGCCAGACCACCCCGCCAGGTTCACGCCGCGCACATTCAAGCAGCACCTGGATAGCAAGCTTTTCAAGAAGaaacagcaggagcagcagaaaGCAGACAAGGATGGCAATAATAATGGTGACCACCACCACgacgagccgccgccgcctcagACTCAGACCAACTgatctcgctcgctcgctcgctttcGTCCATCCATCAATAATACGTCGacaatctatctatctatctatctctatGCATCCGGCCACGCATATCTTCGCTCGCCAGTAATTAATAAGGAATTATTCTGCATTTTTCATATATTTGTGTGGAAATCATATCGATCAAATTGTGGCACACATGTTCATAATGTCATGGAAAACCTCAATCAATATATTCATAAgcaatagaaaagagtaactcACAAGCTCAAAAGTAAGCAGCAGGCAATAAATAGGGTTGCGACTGGCGAGTTGTAAGATGATCCTGCCACAACCAAAATCACATAGCCAATTGGTAGAATCTATAGATTCATGGTTTACTTATACACTACATGTACATATAGCAAGTTCACCAAAAAAAGCTTAAGGACATCCAAACAACCTGAGTTACAACATGCAAACCAACTTGAAAACTTCATTGATAGTCAATTGCAAGTAGCCGAGTATGACATCATAATCAGTTGGTATTAACTGGTCAACCACAACACATAATTGATCATTATACATAACAGAGTAGACAAAGTGGGAATGAATGTACTCCAGCAATTTGTTCCATTTTCAACACATATATAGAACAAAGAATGGGGGAGAATTATCAGCCCTACCCTATCGCGGCTTATTATGCTTAGTTACAATATGAAGTAGTTTGTGATTACTGATTTTACAACAAATCGTGTAGCCAAGCAGTCAGAAGGTCCTAAGAATTATCAGCGTTGATATCTTTGTGTAGCAAAGAATCCAACAGGAAACCTTTGATGGTTCTTGTGTGCGCTGGTGCTCCATGtgctgctgcttctactcctgaAAGGAGTAACACCAGCATCCACAGTACTAGAAGGTGAAGAATAGTGAACGCTATGGCTGCGTTGGAGCCAATGGAACCTATCCTTAAGGCAAGGCTGGCAATGGTGGACATCTGCATGTCCAACAAAATCACCAAGGAGTGATATCTCAGAAGAGTCCATAACATTCCTAGCTAAAGACACAAAGTGGCTGCCGTTGAGTTGCATACCTTGCGATTGTGACAAAGAGGATCTTGCAATGACGGCGCTCCCATGGTGGAAGGCGTACCTTGATTTGGAGGACTCAGGCTATCTCTAAAATGGGTGTCCAATATAATACCTATAGCCTTCCATAGAGTACCTATATggaagacccattttgggtgTCATGAGAGGGTATAACCTAAATTTGGGTATTCTCCGTCATCGAGACCAATTTGTAGAAAGGGTTGTCTTTTGGGTCTTGTTGTTGAAGAAAATCAAAAATAGGTATTGATACTATTTGCTACCTAAAGAAGATGTACCCAATCGGACTTGTAAGAACAAGAACTACATCCCTAGACTCATCTTtttgtgtgtttgtgctcgacCAAGGTTTAGGGATGGGGGTTGTACTTTTGATGGTAAGATTGGATGTTTTCCACTTATTCATTTTGAACCAGCTATGAGAAGTAATGGGAGGACCGGCCGCGTGTTCGTGGAGACATGGTTATGAAGCCCATTACATCAATTACTAGAGATGTGATTAGGGatttcatgatcaaccaagttttGCCGGCCATTAGATCCAAATGGCCAAGAGAATATGTGAGTACACCAATATTCATCCAACAAGATAATGCACTCTCTCATTTTAAATTGGATGACCCTGAATATTTGTGCGGCCGCTAGGCTAGGTGGATTTGATATTCCACGGAGTCCGGCACCACCTCGACGGAGTCCGGCACCATGTCGACGGAGTCCGGCAACGACGGCATGATGGAGTCCGGCGGCATCTGCGACTCCGGCACCACCTCATCCGGCTCCTGCAAgtccgcctcgacgtcctcgGCGGCGAGCGCCTCTTACTCCGGCTTGATGACCACCAGCGGCGACGACACCATATCCATCTCCATGGAATGGCGAGGCTGCGGCGATGGCGAGCGCGAGACGCAACCGGACTACGGTGACGGCGAGTGCGGGATGCGAGGCGAGCCGCGGGCGACGAGCGGCGTCCATCCTGTGGCGAGCGAGCGTGAGGCGAGGGCGAGTGCGGCGAGCGAGCGCGTGCGAGAGGCGTTACGAGCGGAGCAGCGTTGGCGTCTTGGCTATCTTCAATCGAGGTGCGGGCGATTAATGCATGGCAATGCGAACAGGCGGCTTCGAATGCGAACGAGCGGCGCAAATCCTAGGCGAGGGGTACTCAGGTCAAAAACCACCCTCGTGAACCAGAACGTCGAGCCGCAACCGGACTTCGCTCCAGAACATCCGGTAAAACGGATATGTAGGGAGTATTTCTTTTAGGGCAACGGATCGTGTGCAAACCAAGCTTTCCGTGTAAACATGTAAACTAGCGACGTGAGCTCTAGGATCGTGATCTGATGGTTGCTGAGAGAGGTGGGAAATATTTGCACTTAAACGCCCGCAGCATCCCACCGTTTCGTTGTTTTTTTCACGTGACACACTCCTCCGTTTGGCCGTCAGCACGTCGTGGTGAGGTCCGTCACGATCGCGAGGGCCGCCGCCTGGATCGCGGACACCGCCTGGATCGCGCCCACGCGAGGATCGCCGCCGCCTGGATCGCGGACACCGCCTGGATCGCGCCCACGCGAGGATCGCCGCCGCCTGGATCGCGGACACCGCCTGGatcgccgccg is a window encoding:
- the LOC8074150 gene encoding leucoanthocyanidin dioxygenase, which encodes MARVEALSGLSSIPLEYVRPADERAGLGDAFDLARTHANDHTAPRIPVVDISPFLDASSSSSQQQRDACVEAVRAAAVDWGVMHIAGHGIPAELMDRLRAAGAAFFALPIQEKEAYANDPAAGRLQGYGSRLATNASGQREWEDYLFHLLQPDGLADHALWPAHPPDYVPATRDFGRRTRELTTTLLAILSMGLLGPERGDALEKALITRSQAAAEAAAEQQQQQQQDLDLLLQFKINYYPRCPQPELAVGVETHTDVSALSFILHNGVPGLQVLHGGRWVTARDEPGTIIVHVGDALEILSNGRYTSVLHRGLVNREAVRISWVVFAEPPPDAVVLRPLPELVTPDHPARFTPRTFKQHLDSKLFKKKQQEQQKADKDGNNNGDHHHDEPPPPQTQTN